Proteins encoded together in one Triticum dicoccoides isolate Atlit2015 ecotype Zavitan chromosome 7B, WEW_v2.0, whole genome shotgun sequence window:
- the LOC119339890 gene encoding peroxidase 1-like, whose product MGSFLIPLSLLVLAASSAVAQLEIGYYRKSCPDVEAIVREEMVKIISAAPSLAGPLLRLHFHDCFVRGCDASVLLDSAKGNLAERDAKPNKSLRGFGSVERVKAKLEAACPGVVSCADVLTLMARDAVVLAKGPSWPVALGRRDGSMSSATEASDELPPSFGDVPLLTRIFASKGLGLKDLVVLSGAHTLGTAHCPSFADRLYNSTGNGLVDPSLDSEYADKLRLKCKSVDDKRMLSEMDPGSYRTFDISYYRHVAKRRGLFRSDAALLTDATTEEYVRRVATGKFDDAFFRDFSESMIKMGNVGVLTGGDGDIRKKCYVLN is encoded by the exons ATGGGGTCTTTCCTGATCCCTCTATCCCTGCTGGTTCTCGCCGCGAGCTCGGCCGTGGCCCAGCTGGAGATCGGATACTACCGCAAGTCATGCCCGGACGTGGAGGCGATAGTCCGCGAGGAGATGGTGAAGATCATCTCCGCCGCGCCCAGCCTCGCCGGCCCGCTCCTCCGGCTTCATTTCCACGACTGCTTTGTCAGG GGCTGTGACGCGTCTGTGCTGCTGGACTCCGCCAAGGGCAACCTGGCAGAGAGGGACGCCAAGCCCAACAAGAGCCTGCGAGGGTTTGGCTCCGTGGAGCGGGTGAAGGCCAAACTCGAGGCCGCATGCCCGGGCGTTGTGTCCTGCGCCGACGTGCTCACGCTCATGGCCCGCGACGCCGTCGTCCTGGCCAAGGGCCCATCCTGGCCCGTGGCGCTTGGCAGGAGAGACGGGAGCATGTCCAGTGCCACCGAGGCGAGCGACGAGCTGCCTCCTTCCTTCGGCGACGTCCCTCTGCTCACCCGGATCTTCGCCTCCAAGGGGCTCGGCCTCAAGGACCTCGTCGTCCTCTCCGGCGCGCACACGCTCGGCACGGCGCACTGCCCGTCGTTCGCCGACCGGCTCTACAACAGCACCGGCAACGGCCTCGTCGACCCGTCGCTGGACAGCGAGTACGCCGACAAGCTGAGGCTGAAGTGCAAGAGCGTTGACGACAAGAGGATGTTGTCGGAGATGGATCCCGGCAGCTACAGGACCTTCGACATCAGCTACTACCGCCACGTCGCCAAGCGCAGGGGACTCTTCCGCTCCGACGCTGCTCTGCTCACTGACGCCACCACCGAGGAATACGTCCGGCGCGTCGCTACCGGTAAATTCGACGACGCGTTCTTCAGGGATTTCAGCGAGTCCATGATCAAGATGGGCAACGTCGGCGTGCTTACCGGCGGTGACGGAGACATAAGGAAGAAATGCTACGTCCTCAACTAG
- the LOC119335887 gene encoding peroxidase 1-like: MHEEYEAEVQERRQQEHAVRDGSRQLHDLRHQLLPPCRQAQGLFRSDTTLLTDAAIKEYVQRVAAGKFEDAFFRDFRESMIKMANVGMLTGGGGEIRKKCYVLN; encoded by the coding sequence ATGCATGAGGAGTATGAGGCTGAAGTGCAAGAGCGTCGACAACAAGAGCATGCTGTCAGAGATGGATCCCGACAGCTACATGACCTTCGACACCAGCTACTGCCGCCATGTCGCCAAGCGCAGGGGCTCTTCCGCTCCGACACCACGCTCCTCACGGACGCGGCCATCAAGGAATACGTCCAACGCGTCGCTGCCGGCAAATTCGAGGACGCGTTCTTCAGGGATTTCAGGGAGTCCATGATCAAGATGGCCAACGTCGGCATGCTCACCGGTGGCGGCGGAGAAATCAGGAAGAAATGCTACGTCCTCAACTAG